The Fervidibacillus albus genome contains a region encoding:
- a CDS encoding phage tail protein, with product MAELYIFSPNDELLTIITEETGLISAPFREELNQVPDTPFSFTVEADNENAKYVVEENQVVFRDKEKELRLYVIKELDDVDNIDGPQTTAICEPAFMELKENIIEDKRFVDKEAQEVLVGALEGTRWTGEVEVSLGFNSTNFYFISSLDAVWDIIAIWGGEFKDVVEFDEKNNIAARKIKIIQRRGADRGKRFEIDHDIEEIQRTVLSYPVTALYGRGASLPSTDEEGNETGGYTHYIDFADVEWSKAKGDPVDKPKGQKWVGDPEALQKYGRIHNGEKLHRFDIAENQDIEDPEELLLWTWNQLQDKKKPEVNYILSVYLLEMLAGYEHEHVELGDTATAIDRFFVRPIEVQARVIAIQYDLVDIENTAVVEMGQFLSVYQYDNRIDKIEETINNHRGTWEAGAGPITNNRFPDIKPEVPTNVEAIGGFKTIQLYWDYDSNVYVSHYEVYGSQVQGFIPDSQHLLWRGKVSSFVHEVNTDEVWYYRIRSINTHGTPSDFSDEVSASTVRIISDDILFGAINAQHIADLAITAEKLANGAINFSKISDEVKSEIDGAKEQAQNAVDTANQATEDAQDAVSLAQHGFDTAQEALMNSSDAQLKADNATTKAQTAFDNAQDALTAAQTALDTSNVLSQKVNQNTGDISTLYQSTNSLGSRITDAEGNISSLTQTLSGLQSQVMDNANHISTVTQTASSLDSRLTDAEGNISFLQQTSSNLTSRVSDAEDNISVLQQTSESFATRISNAEGNISSLTQTINGIQTRVADNEENISTLTQLSDALQSRITDAEGNISNLTQTATGLQSTVSNVQNEISEVNSQITQLSNDINLRVKKDDVINQINLSTEGILIDGAKVHINGETTIDNGIIISAMIADAAITSAKIASAAVGNAAIQNGAITNAKIATAAVATAQIQDAAVTNAKIANLAVDTSKIANAAITTAKIADASITNAKIVDLDASKIKTGTLDSGRIAAGSITSDKLAANSITARELYVGDLTNLVLNGTFEDDEVAEVTLPVGWSASRPSYVGVVNHEDWQYQNGSKNIVEIRACNIGNVDFVQDRMIPVQEGDILYFEMEYRNLNNQGTGKVNFGVRNWTPKKEHHSWSGPSETLGIDPKTFVWKKASGFYTIPSGVGYVQIRITYKKNGEETNALYLDNIVVRRVTDGALVAGTIKGVTLEGVTIKGTGSTRAEMVNDAVKFYRSGTYMGQVTTNNMYDSGEKLLNIIGENAVYAVGGVAPESTTTGKGSSLYVGKNVAYLYAKNKTDSSSSLSQVATTPGDLSLYHVNDGKYASLYLDTDSQSGRIYSYTVYNRTYSGAANMYITSYGTIGRSTSASKYKLAIENVNDSSYFEKILELQPKSWYDKSAVEAYADYLDRNDGNDVGIDESGEDIPYIQRHIGLIAEDLVEAGLEKFVEYGPPDENGNREVEGIAYDRLWVLLIPVIRELKQKVKNLEGKIA from the coding sequence TTGGCCGAACTCTATATTTTTAGTCCTAACGATGAACTATTAACAATCATAACTGAAGAAACAGGACTTATCAGCGCACCATTTAGAGAAGAATTAAATCAGGTTCCTGACACACCCTTTTCTTTTACTGTTGAGGCGGATAATGAGAATGCTAAATACGTAGTAGAAGAAAATCAAGTCGTCTTTCGGGACAAGGAAAAAGAATTAAGGTTATACGTCATCAAAGAACTTGATGACGTGGACAATATCGATGGCCCACAAACAACCGCCATCTGTGAACCTGCGTTTATGGAACTTAAAGAGAATATCATAGAAGACAAACGTTTTGTAGATAAAGAAGCACAAGAAGTCCTGGTTGGTGCACTCGAAGGCACGCGCTGGACAGGTGAGGTAGAAGTCAGTCTTGGATTTAATTCCACTAATTTTTACTTTATTTCGTCTCTCGATGCTGTGTGGGATATCATAGCTATTTGGGGTGGCGAATTCAAAGATGTTGTAGAATTCGATGAGAAAAATAATATTGCTGCACGAAAAATAAAAATCATTCAACGTCGTGGTGCTGATCGAGGAAAACGGTTTGAAATAGATCACGACATCGAGGAAATCCAACGTACTGTATTAAGCTATCCCGTTACAGCTCTTTATGGGCGCGGGGCTAGTCTGCCCTCTACAGATGAAGAAGGCAATGAAACAGGCGGTTATACCCACTATATTGACTTTGCAGATGTCGAGTGGTCGAAAGCAAAAGGTGATCCAGTTGACAAACCCAAAGGGCAAAAGTGGGTTGGAGATCCGGAAGCCCTTCAGAAATATGGCCGCATACACAATGGTGAAAAGCTTCATCGTTTTGATATTGCGGAAAATCAAGATATTGAGGATCCAGAAGAACTATTGCTTTGGACATGGAACCAACTACAAGATAAGAAAAAGCCAGAAGTCAACTACATTTTATCCGTTTATTTGTTAGAAATGTTAGCAGGTTACGAGCATGAGCATGTTGAACTTGGCGATACGGCAACTGCAATAGATCGGTTCTTCGTTAGACCGATTGAAGTTCAAGCTAGAGTTATTGCCATTCAATATGACTTGGTAGACATCGAAAACACTGCAGTTGTTGAGATGGGTCAATTTTTATCAGTATATCAATATGATAATAGGATAGATAAAATCGAAGAAACCATCAATAATCATCGTGGTACATGGGAAGCCGGCGCGGGTCCTATTACAAATAATCGTTTTCCGGATATTAAACCAGAAGTTCCAACTAATGTTGAGGCGATAGGTGGATTTAAAACTATCCAATTGTACTGGGATTATGATTCAAATGTTTATGTATCGCACTACGAAGTTTATGGTTCCCAGGTTCAAGGTTTTATTCCGGATAGTCAGCATCTTTTATGGCGCGGAAAAGTAAGTAGTTTTGTTCATGAAGTTAACACGGATGAGGTTTGGTACTACCGAATTAGATCCATTAATACACATGGGACTCCTAGTGATTTTTCAGATGAGGTTTCCGCATCCACGGTGCGTATTATTAGTGATGACATTTTATTTGGAGCAATTAACGCACAGCATATAGCTGATTTAGCAATAACTGCAGAAAAATTAGCGAACGGTGCGATCAACTTTTCTAAAATAAGTGATGAAGTCAAATCTGAAATAGATGGTGCGAAAGAACAGGCACAAAATGCTGTGGATACTGCGAATCAGGCCACAGAGGACGCCCAAGATGCTGTTAGCCTAGCCCAACACGGTTTTGACACGGCACAAGAGGCGCTTATGAATTCCTCTGATGCGCAGTTAAAAGCGGACAATGCGACGACGAAAGCACAAACAGCGTTTGACAATGCTCAAGACGCTTTAACTGCAGCTCAAACAGCGTTAGATACGTCTAATGTTTTGAGTCAAAAAGTAAATCAAAACACCGGAGACATTTCGACACTTTACCAATCCACAAACAGTCTTGGTAGCAGAATTACGGACGCTGAGGGAAATATTTCTTCATTGACACAAACGTTGAGCGGTTTACAATCGCAAGTCATGGACAACGCGAATCATATATCTACGGTTACGCAAACCGCATCCAGTTTAGATAGTCGTTTAACAGACGCCGAAGGAAACATTTCGTTTCTTCAACAAACGTCATCCAACCTAACTAGTCGAGTTTCCGATGCAGAGGACAACATTTCTGTCCTCCAGCAAACTTCCGAGAGTTTTGCGACGAGGATTTCAAATGCGGAAGGGAACATTTCTTCACTTACCCAGACGATTAACGGGATCCAAACACGTGTTGCTGACAATGAGGAGAACATCTCTACACTGACTCAATTATCAGATGCATTACAAAGTAGAATTACAGACGCTGAGGGTAACATCAGTAATTTGACACAGACGGCAACAGGCTTGCAAAGTACAGTTTCAAATGTGCAAAATGAGATTTCTGAAGTTAATTCTCAAATAACACAGTTATCTAATGATATCAATCTAAGAGTAAAAAAAGATGACGTCATCAATCAAATCAATCTATCGACAGAAGGAATTTTGATTGACGGAGCCAAAGTCCATATAAATGGAGAAACAACAATAGATAATGGCATTATAATATCAGCTATGATTGCTGATGCAGCGATAACATCCGCAAAAATCGCAAGTGCAGCAGTAGGAAATGCAGCTATTCAAAACGGAGCCATTACAAATGCAAAGATAGCAACTGCAGCGGTCGCAACTGCACAAATACAGGATGCAGCAGTTACAAACGCTAAAATTGCGAATTTAGCTGTTGATACCTCAAAAATCGCCAATGCAGCAATTACTACAGCAAAGATTGCCGATGCTTCCATTACCAATGCGAAAATTGTTGATTTAGATGCAAGTAAAATCAAAACTGGAACATTAGATTCAGGCAGGATTGCTGCGGGAAGTATTACTTCAGATAAACTTGCAGCAAATAGTATCACGGCACGAGAATTGTATGTGGGAGATTTAACCAATTTAGTATTAAACGGAACGTTCGAGGATGATGAAGTTGCGGAAGTTACATTACCCGTAGGATGGTCGGCAAGCCGACCAAGCTATGTAGGAGTCGTTAATCACGAGGATTGGCAATATCAAAACGGTTCTAAAAACATCGTGGAAATAAGAGCTTGTAACATAGGCAACGTAGATTTTGTTCAAGACAGAATGATTCCTGTTCAAGAAGGCGATATTCTTTACTTCGAAATGGAATATCGAAACCTAAACAATCAAGGAACCGGAAAGGTCAATTTTGGAGTAAGAAATTGGACACCAAAGAAAGAACATCATAGTTGGAGTGGACCCTCTGAAACGCTAGGTATAGATCCCAAAACGTTTGTATGGAAGAAAGCAAGTGGTTTTTACACAATCCCGAGCGGTGTAGGTTATGTTCAAATCCGAATAACTTACAAAAAAAACGGAGAAGAAACAAACGCGTTATATTTGGATAACATTGTTGTACGTCGGGTGACGGACGGAGCTTTGGTTGCAGGCACCATCAAAGGTGTAACGCTTGAAGGGGTCACAATCAAAGGAACAGGTTCTACAAGAGCGGAAATGGTAAATGACGCAGTAAAATTTTACAGAAGCGGAACCTATATGGGACAGGTCACAACAAATAACATGTATGATTCGGGAGAAAAGTTGCTTAATATCATTGGGGAAAATGCAGTATACGCAGTAGGCGGTGTTGCACCTGAATCTACAACGACTGGAAAAGGGTCGTCATTGTATGTTGGGAAGAATGTTGCTTATCTTTATGCAAAAAATAAAACAGATTCCTCATCTTCCCTTTCACAAGTTGCAACGACACCAGGCGACTTGTCGTTATATCACGTAAATGATGGAAAGTACGCTAGTTTATATCTTGATACAGATAGTCAAAGTGGACGGATATACTCATACACTGTCTATAACCGTACTTATTCAGGTGCAGCGAATATGTACATTACGTCGTATGGAACGATTGGACGTTCGACTTCGGCTTCGAAGTATAAACTAGCCATTGAAAATGTCAATGATTCGTCTTATTTTGAGAAAATATTAGAATTACAGCCAAAGTCATGGTATGACAAGTCTGCGGTAGAAGCCTATGCGGACTATTTGGACAGAAACGATGGCAATGATGTAGGCATCGACGAATCGGGCGAGGACATCCCATATATTCAAAGACATATCGGTTTGATTGCCGAGGATTTAGTTGAAGCAGGGCTAGAAAAATTTGTAGAATATGGGCCACCGGATGAAAACGGAAATCGGGAAGTCGAAGGAATTGCTTACGATCGTTTGTGGGTTCTATTGATACCAGTGATAAGAGAATTAAAACAAAAAGTTAAAAATCTGGAGGGAAAAATTGCATGA
- a CDS encoding holin produces the protein MFEIGLIIAVVVGLVELVKRLDIVPTKYLPLISLTLGIVTGLFYLDGEIKVRVFNGIIIGLSASGLFDQTKIMKKGEE, from the coding sequence ATGTTTGAAATAGGGTTAATTATCGCAGTTGTGGTAGGTTTGGTTGAACTGGTGAAAAGATTGGACATTGTTCCAACAAAATATTTACCGTTAATATCCCTTACACTCGGTATTGTAACCGGGCTTTTTTATTTGGATGGAGAAATAAAAGTAAGAGTTTTTAATGGGATTATTATTGGGTTATCCGCAAGTGGTTTATTTGACCAAACAAAAATTATGAAAAAAGGAGAGGAATAA
- a CDS encoding LysM peptidoglycan-binding domain-containing protein, protein MGHIIDLSHHQDPSLIDYDKLAKQLDWAIIRTQYGSRTIDRHYKTHHTELRKRGVPTAAYAWVRGVSISDMQVEAEDFYNRTKDIKPTFWFLDVEEKSMKDMRNGVSAYVKKLRELGAKKIGIYIAHHLYKKFNLNLDEADAVWIPRYGANNGEPDLKPDYPCDLHQYTSKGRLDGYNGNLDLNQLMGTKPLSFFTGLEEVKVETSKNEYVVKKGDTLIHIAKQFNTTVNELAKLNNIKNVNLIYVGQKIKIPMESNKEFKVGQKVTVKQSAQKYATGEKIPGWVKGRKYTIQQVKSNRVLLKEIVSWVYKKDVE, encoded by the coding sequence ATGGGTCACATTATCGATTTATCACATCACCAAGATCCTTCTCTAATTGATTATGATAAATTGGCCAAACAACTGGATTGGGCAATCATTAGAACACAATATGGATCCAGAACAATTGATCGTCATTATAAAACTCATCATACGGAACTCCGTAAACGTGGAGTTCCGACTGCGGCGTATGCATGGGTTCGTGGTGTGTCGATATCGGACATGCAAGTCGAAGCAGAAGATTTCTATAATCGTACAAAAGACATTAAACCTACGTTTTGGTTCTTGGATGTAGAAGAGAAAAGTATGAAGGATATGCGGAACGGAGTATCAGCATACGTCAAAAAACTTCGTGAATTAGGAGCAAAAAAGATTGGGATCTATATTGCACATCATTTGTACAAAAAATTCAATCTCAACCTTGATGAAGCAGACGCTGTTTGGATTCCGCGTTATGGAGCAAATAACGGAGAGCCGGATTTAAAACCCGATTACCCTTGTGATTTACATCAATACACAAGCAAAGGTCGGTTAGACGGGTATAACGGAAACCTCGATTTGAACCAACTTATGGGAACAAAGCCTCTATCGTTTTTCACTGGATTAGAAGAGGTGAAAGTGGAAACATCTAAAAATGAATACGTTGTGAAAAAAGGGGATACGTTGATCCATATCGCTAAACAATTTAATACAACTGTGAATGAATTGGCTAAATTGAATAATATAAAAAATGTCAATCTTATCTATGTGGGACAAAAAATAAAAATTCCTATGGAGTCTAATAAAGAGTTTAAAGTTGGTCAAAAAGTTACAGTAAAGCAATCCGCCCAAAAATATGCGACTGGAGAAAAAATTCCAGGATGGGTGAAAGGTAGGAAATATACTATTCAACAAGTGAAAAGCAATCGAGTGCTTTTAAAAGAAATAGTCAGTTGGGTTTATAAAAAAGATGTGGAATAA